One part of the Arabidopsis thaliana chromosome 1 sequence genome encodes these proteins:
- a CDS encoding ARM repeat superfamily protein (ARM repeat superfamily protein; FUNCTIONS IN: protein transporter activity, binding; INVOLVED IN: intracellular protein transport, protein import into nucleus, docking; LOCATED IN: nucleus, nuclear pore, cytoplasm; EXPRESSED IN: 22 plant structures; EXPRESSED DURING: 13 growth stages; CONTAINS InterPro DOMAIN/s: Importin-beta, N-terminal (InterPro:IPR001494), Armadillo-like helical (InterPro:IPR011989), Armadillo-type fold (InterPro:IPR016024); BEST Arabidopsis thaliana protein match is: ARM repeat superfamily protein (TAIR:AT3G59020.2); Has 30201 Blast hits to 17322 proteins in 780 species: Archae - 12; Bacteria - 1396; Metazoa - 17338; Fungi - 3422; Plants - 5037; Viruses - 0; Other Eukaryotes - 2996 (source: NCBI BLink).): MVVDQDQQWLLGCLSASLDPNQNVRSFAETSLNQASLQPGFGSALCRVAANKDLSLGLRQLAAVLLKQFIKKHWRENEEAFEYPLVSSEEKALIRGQLLGSLDDSHRKICTAISMDISSIATYDWPEEWPELVPFLLKLISDPSNTNGVHGALRCLALLSGELDDKEVPTLVPVLFPCLHAVVSSPQSYDKYIRGKALTIVYSCIYVLGAMSGVYKTETTTLVTPVLKVWMNQFSLILEHPVQREDPDDWSLRMEVLKCLNQFVQNFPSLIESELMAIMRPLWHTFESSLQVYLRSSIDGAEDSYDGRYDSDGEEKSLDTFVIQLFEFLSTIVSSRRLSKTIAGNVRELVYQTVAFLQITEQQVHTWSMDVNQFVADEDEGSYSCRISGILLLEEVINTFGSEGINAVVDAAGKRFQESQRENSASSLSWWRLREAVLFTLASLSDQLVEAEDLRIDPANLAKFIEQLIMEDTGIGYHECPFLYARIFTAVAKFSSVINAGILEHFLNAAVRAITMDVPPPVKVGACRALLQLLPDMNSSVILPQIMNLFSSLTDLLRQATDETLVLVLETLQQAIKAGHEASASIESIISPVILNVWVAHISDPFMSIDVIDVLEAIKNSPGCLHPLTSRILPFIGPILNKPHQQPEGLASGSLDLLTMLLKGAPSDIVKTAYDFCFAAVIRIVLHSEDHGELQNATECLAAFISSGRQELLTWSGDPGFTMRSLLDATSRLLNPDLEGSGSLFAGKYILQLILHLPSEMAPHVQDLVAALVRRLQSAEILALKGSLLLIFARLVHMSYPNVDQFINLLVSIPADGHENSFTYVMTEWTKQQGEIQSAYQIKVTTSALALLLSTRHSEFAKVNVPGSPIQSNGGITTRSKARSAPEQWTIIPLPMKILALLADTLIEIQEQVLSNEDEDSEWEEVHEGDAKAEKDLLRSAGTSQFSKPTYDQLEAMARFENQDDEVDDHLLGTDPLNEINLASYVADFLLKFSSEDRPLFDNLCQGLTNAQRNVIHMALNR; this comes from the exons ATGGTGGTGGACCAAGATCAGCAATGGCTGCTCGGTTGCTTATCAGCAAGTCTTGACCCTAACCAGAACGTTCGTTCTTTCGCTGAGACCTCTCTCAATCAGGCTTCTCTTCAACCAG GGTTTGGGAGTGCATTGTGCAGAGTTGCTGCTAACAAAGACCTCTCTTTGGGATTGCGTCAA TTAGCTGCGGTACTGTTAAAGCAGTTCATTAAAAAGCATTGGCGAGAGAACGAGGAGGCTTTTGAATATCCTCTTGTCTCAAGTGAGGAAAAG GCTCTTATTCGAGGACAACTGTTGGGCTCACTTGATGACTCTCATAGAAAAATCTGTACGGCTATTAGTATGGACATATCGTCAATTGCCACATATGATTGGCCAGAAGAGTGGCCTGAGCTAGTTCCTTTTCTCCTGAAGTTGATTAGCGATCCAAGTAACACTAATGGAG TTCATGGAGCTTTGAGGTGTTTGGCTCTTCTCTCTGGTGAATTGGATGACAAAGAGGTTCCTACGCTGGTACCTGTGTTGTTTCCCTGCTTGCATGCAGTCGTATCTTCTCCTCAG AGCTATGACAAGTATATTCGAGGAAAAGCCCTTACAATTGTTtattcatgtatatatgttcttGGAGCAATGAGCGGTGTGTACAAG ACGGAAACTACTACTTTGGTGACGCCTGTGCTTAAGGTTTGGATGAATCAGTTTTCACTTATATTGGAGCATCCTGTGCAACGCGAGGATCCTGATGATTGGAGTTTAAGAATGGAG GTCTTGAAGTGCCTAAATCAGTTTGTACAGAATTTCCCATCTCTCATCGAAAGTGAATTGATGG CTATTATGAGGCCATTGTGGCACACATTTGAGTCATCTCTACAAGTTTATCTTCGATCGTCAATTGATGGTGCTGAAGATTCATATGATGGAAGATATGATTCAGATGGTGAAGAAAAGAGTCTTGACACTTTTGTCATCCAG CTATTTGAGTTTCTGTCAACTATCGTTAGCAGTAGAAGACTGTCAAAG ACCATTGCCGGTAATGTCAGAGAGTTGGTATATCAAACCGTCGCTTTCCTGCAGATTACAGAACAACAG GTTCATACTTGGTCCATGGATGTAAATCAGTTTGTAGCCGATGAAGATGAAGGTAGCTACAGTTGTCGTATATCAG GAATACTTTTGTTGGAGGAAGTTATCAATACTTTTGGTAGTGAAGGGATCAATGCTGTTGTAGATGCTGCCGGAAAACGATTCCAAGAGTCTCAACGTGAAAATTCAGCTAGTTCTCTGTCCTGGTGGAGA TTAAGAGAAGCTGTGCTCTTTACTTTGGCTtctctttctgatcaacttgTTGAAGCTGAG GACTTGAGAATCGACCCTGCCAATTTAGCTAAATTTATTGAGCAATTGATAATGGAAGATACTGGAATTG GGTATCATGAATGTCCTTTCCTTTATGCCCGCATATTTACAGCCGTTGCTAAGTTCTCTTCTGtg ATCAACGCGGGAATCCTTGAGCACTTCCTCAATGCTGCAGTTAGAGCTATAACCATGGACGT GCCACCACCTGTAAAAGTAGGCGCATGTCGGGCACTTTTGCAGCTCCTACCCGATATGAACAGTTCGGTTATTCTGCCTCAGATCATGAATTTATTCTCATCTCTCACTGATCTTCTCCGTCAG GCTACAGATGaaactttggttttggtaCTTGAAACTCTTCAACAAGCAATTAAAGCTG GCCATGAAGCATCAGCTTCAATAGAGTCGATTATCTCTCCAGTGATTCTTAATGTGTGGGTGGCACATATTTCAGATCCCTTTATGAGTATCGATGTAATTGACGTCCTGGAG GCAATAAAGAATTCGCCTGGCTGCCTTCATCCATTGACATCAAGGATTTTACCATTCATTGGACCAATTTTAAATAAG CCACATCAGCAGCCTGAAGGACTAGCGAGTGGATCCTTGGATCTTTTAACTATGCTTCTTAAG GGTGCCCCAAGTGATATAGTGAAAACTGCATATGACTTTTGCTTTGCTGCTGTCATTCGTATCGTACTCCACAGTGAGGATCATGGTGAACTACAG AATGCTACAGAATGCCTGGCAGCTTTTATATCTAGTGGTAGACAAGAGTTGCTCACATGGAGTGGTGATCCCGGTTTTACTATGAGAAGTTTGCTTGATGCGACTTCTAG GCTTCTCAACCCTGATCTGGAAGGTTCAGGATCTCTCTTTGCTGGGAAGTACATTCTGCAGCTTATCTTGCATCTTCCGTCAGAGATGGCACCCCATGTCCAGGATCTGGTTGCTGCTCTTGTAAGACGGTTGCAGTCTGCTGAAATTTTGGCTTTAAAAGGCTCATTGCTACTGATTTTTGCCAGATTG GTTCATATGAGTTATCCGAATGTCGATCAGTTTATCAATCTGCTTGTTAGCATACCCGCTGATGGCCATGAAAATTCCTTTACATATGTTATGACAGAATGGACTAAACAACAAG GGGAGATACAATCCGCATATCAAATCAAAGTCACAACTTCAGCTCTGGCCTTGCTACTGTCCACTAGACATTCTGAATTTGCGAAGGTCAATGTCCCAGGCAGTCCAATTCAG TCCAATGGTGGCATAACTACTCGCTCAAAAGCTAGATCTGCTCCTGAACAATGGACCATTATCCCTCTACCCATGAAG ATACTGGCTTTACTAGCTGATACATTGATTGAAATTCAAGAGCAAGTTTTGAGTAATGAAGACGAG GATAGCGAATGGGAAGAAGTGCATGAAGGAGACGCTAAAGCTGAGAAAGACTTGCTACGTTCAGCTGGTACCTCCCAATTCAGCAAACCCACATATGACCAACTTGAAGCAATGGCTCGTTTTGAG AACCAAGACGATGAGGTTGATGACCACCTACTTGGTACCGACCCCCTTAATGAG ATTAATCTGGCAAGTTATGTGGctgattttttgttgaagttttCGAGTGAAGATCGGCCTCTTTTTGATAATCTTTGCCAG GGCTTAACAAATGCGCAAAGAAACGTGATCCATATGGCACTGAACCGCTAG
- a CDS encoding uncharacterized protein (unknown protein; CONTAINS InterPro DOMAIN/s: Protein of unknown function DUF2232, membrane (InterPro:IPR018710); Has 285 Blast hits to 285 proteins in 90 species: Archae - 0; Bacteria - 140; Metazoa - 0; Fungi - 0; Plants - 40; Viruses - 0; Other Eukaryotes - 105 (source: NCBI BLink).): MNLLKTIHYQSTITRFYRFAPTRSFASSVSLSPQRHIISLVSISNRGRCFAFSSVSGASLYNNQEDGKKEESERNYASTKEGDEVVYQKTLRLVECAMFAAVTGLVYFLSNSLAIENYFGCFFSLPIVISSIRWNIAGGRKTMVATVMLLFILSGPVKALTYFLTHGLVGLALGSLWSMGASWRLSIFLCTMVRALGLIGYVLTSSFLIRENILAVITINIHASLSYVFTAMGLNIMPSMSLIYMIFGTVLLLNSGFFVLLLHLLYSIFLTRLGMKSSLRLPAWLDKAI; encoded by the exons ATGAATCTCCTCAAGACGATTCATTACCAGTCTACCATTACTCGATTTTACCGTTTTGCCCCTACACGCTCCTTTGCTTCTTCTGTGTCACTCTCTCCACAGAGACACATAATCTCTCTCGTTTCTATCTCTAATCGTGGAAGGTGCTTCGCATTCTCGAGCGTCTCTGGTGCTTCGCTTTATAATAATCAAGAGGAtgggaagaaagaagaatccGAGAGAAATTACGCTTCGACGAAGGAAGGAGATGAAGTGGTTTACCAGAAAACGCTGAGATTAGTAGAATGTGCCATGTTCGCTGCTGTGACAGGCCTCGTTTACTTTCTCAGCAATTCTCTCGCCATTGAG AACTACTTTGGGTGTTTCTTCTCACTACCAATTGTGATTTCTTCGATAAGATGGAACATTGCAGGTGGCAGGAAGACAATG gTTGCTACTGTCATGCTGTTGTTCATATTATCAGGTCCGGTCAAGGCATTAACTTACTTT ctTACTCATGGTCTTGTGGGGCTTGCACTGGGATCATTGTGGAG TATGGGGGCAAGCTGGCGTCTCTCGATTTTCTTGTGCACAATG GTTCGAGCATTGGGTCTCATAGGCTATGTTCTGACATCATCCTTCttaataagagaaaatattcTCGCTGTG ATCACAATTAACATCCACGCTTCTCTCTCTTATGTTTTCACGGCCATGGGCCTGAACATAATGCCTTCGATGAGCCtcatttatatgatatttggGACAGTG CTGTTACTTAACAGTGGATTCTTTGTGTTGTTGCTGCATCTGCTATACTCGATCTTCCTAACAAGACTAGGAATGAAATCTTCGTTGAGATTACCAGCCTGGTTGGACAAAGCTATATGA
- a CDS encoding Phosphoribulokinase / Uridine kinase family (Phosphoribulokinase / Uridine kinase family; FUNCTIONS IN: adenylate cyclase activity, kinase activity, phosphotransferase activity, alcohol group as acceptor, ATP binding; INVOLVED IN: biosynthetic process, cAMP biosynthetic process, metabolic process; LOCATED IN: cellular_component unknown; EXPRESSED IN: 23 plant structures; EXPRESSED DURING: 12 growth stages; CONTAINS InterPro DOMAIN/s: Phosphoribulokinase/uridine kinase (InterPro:IPR006083), Uridine kinase (InterPro:IPR000764), Adenylate cyclase (InterPro:IPR008172); BEST Arabidopsis thaliana protein match is: Phosphoribulokinase / Uridine kinase family (TAIR:AT1G73980.1); Has 4771 Blast hits to 4715 proteins in 1747 species: Archae - 39; Bacteria - 3460; Metazoa - 396; Fungi - 136; Plants - 334; Viruses - 2; Other Eukaryotes - 404 (source: NCBI BLink).), with translation MGQDSNGIEFHQKRHGLLKDQVQLVKRRDSIRYEIVSIQDRLSFEKGFFAVIRACQLLSQKNDGIILVGVAGPSGAGKTVFTEKILNFLPSVAVISMDNYNDSSRIVDGNFDDPRLTDYDTLLKNLEDLKEGKQVEVPIYDFKSSSRVGYRTLDVPPSRIVIIEGIYALSEKLRPLLDLRVSVTGGVHFDLVKRVLRDIQRAGQQPEEIIHQISETVYPMYKAFIEPDLQTAQIKIINKFNPFTGFQSPTYILKSRKEVSVDQIKAVLSDGHTETKEETYDIYLLPPGEDPESCQSYLRMRNKDGKYSLMFEEWVTDTPFVISPRITFEVSVRLLGGLMALGYTIATILKRNSHVFATDKVFVKIDWLEQLNRHYMQVQGKDRQLVQSTAEQLGLEGSFIPRTYIEQIQLEKLINEVMALPDDLKNKLSLDEDLVSSSSPKEALLRASADRVAMRNKNLKRGMSHSYSTQRDKNLSKLAGYSSSDRRYEERNHDSPANEGFMTLLSEQISSLNERMDEFTSRIEELNSKLSCNKNSPTQQSLSIQTEVCNGSAPTSYFISGLDNGCLTNSIMPHSSSSSQLAKDSPLMEEISTISRGQRQVMHQLDNLCNLMRESSAERSRLARTGSSNSGNRGRSSKSSFLSNVESNKLPLVLTVAICSIGIIVIKSYINKRQ, from the exons ATGGGTCAAGACAGCAATGGAATTGAGTTTCATCAGAAGAGACATGGTCTCTTGAAGGATCAAGTCCAATTGGTTAAGAGAAGAGACTCTATTCGGTATGAAATTGTTTCTATTCAAGATCGGTTGTCATTTGAGAAGGGCTTCTTTGCGGTTATCCGTGCTTGCCAATTGCTTTCTCAGAAGAATGATGGGATCATATTGGTTGGTGTTGCTGGACCTTCTGGTGCTGGAAAGACTGTATTCACTGAGAAGATACTCAATTTTCTGCCAAGTGTTGCTGTCATTTCAATGGACAATTATAATGATTCTAGTCGGATTGTTGATGGGAACTTTGATG ATCCACGGTTAACGGACTATGACACATTGCTCAAGAATCTTGAAGACTTAAAGGAAGGAAAGCAGGTTGAGGTTcctatttatgattttaagtCCAGCTCTCGTGTTGGATACAG GACCCTTGATGTCCCACCTTCTCGGATTGTGATTATTGAAGGAATCTATGCTTTGAGTGAAAAACTGCGACCTTTATTGGATCTTCGTGTGTCTGTTACTGGTGGAGTTCATTTTGACCTTGTTAAACGGGTTCTCCGTGATATACAACGTGCAGGTCAACAGCCAGAGGAGATTATCCATCAGATATCTGAAACA GTATACCCGATGTACAAAGCTTTCATTGAGCCAGATCTCCAGACtgctcaaatcaaaatcattaataaaTTCAACCCCTTCACTGGTTTTCAGAGCCCGACTTACATCTTGAAG TCAAGAAAGGAGGTATCTGTTGATCAGATCAAGGCGGTCCTTTCTGATGGACATACAGAGACTAAGGAGGAGACCTAtgatatatatcttcttcctccgggTGAAGATCCAGAGTCGTGCCAATCATATTTGAGGATGCGGAATAAAGATGGAAAGTACAGCCTTATGTTTGAG GAATGGGTTACGGATACTCCTTTTGTCATATCCCCAAGGATTACATTTGAAGTCAGTGTTCGCCTACTTGGTGGGCTCATGGCATTGGGATACACAATAGCAACTATACTTAAAAGGAACAGCCATGTATTTGCTACTGATAAGGTGTTTGTGAAAATCGATTGGCTTGAGCAACTGAATCGTCACTACATGCAG GTGCAAGGTAAAGATCGGCAACTTGTACAGAGTACTGCAGAGCAGCTAGGATTGGAAGGATCGTTCATTCCACGCACCTATATTGAACAGATCCAACTCgaaaaactaataaatgaAGTAATG GCCCTACCAGATGATCTAAAGAACAAGCTTAGCTTAGATGAGGATTTGGTGTCTAGTTCAAGCCCTAAGGAAGCACTCTTACGAGCGTCTGCAGATAGAGTAGCCATGAGAAATAAGAACCTCAAAAG AGGCATGTCACACTCATATTCAACCCAAAGAGATAAGAATCTGTCCAAGCTTGCTGGTTATTCTTCAAGCGATAGGAGGTACGAAGAAAGAAATCACGACTCGCCAGCGAACGAG GGGTTTATGACTCTGCTTTCAGAACAAATATCATCTCTCAACGAGAGAATGGATGAGTTCACAAGTCGAATTGAAGAGCTCAATTCAAAGTTGAGCTGCAATAAAAACTCTCCAACACAGCAGAGCTTGTCAATCCAAACCGAAGTCTGCAATGGGTCAGCTCCTACTTCGTATTTCATTTCTGGTCTGGACAATGGCTGCTTGACAAATTCCATAATGCCCCATTCATCATCCTCCTCCCAACTAGCCAAGGATTCACCCTTAATGGAAGAG ATATCGACCATATCACGAGGACAGCGTCAAGTTATGCATCAGTTGGATAATTTGTGCAATCTGATGAGGGAAAGCTCAGCAGAAAGGTCACGCCTAGCAAGAACAGGGAGCAGCAATAGCGGTAACAGAGGCAGATCAAGCAAAAGCTCCTTCTTGTCCAATGTGGAATCTAACAAGCTCCCTCTTGTGTTAACCGTGGCTATTTGCAGCATAGGTATTATAGTGATCAAGAGCTACATTAACAAGCGGCAATAA
- a CDS encoding Phosphoribulokinase / Uridine kinase family, which produces MDNYNDSSRIVDGNFDDPRLTDYDTLLKNLEDLKEGKQVEVPIYDFKSSSRVGYRTLDVPPSRIVIIEGIYALSEKLRPLLDLRVSVTGGVHFDLVKRVLRDIQRAGQQPEEIIHQISETVYPMYKAFIEPDLQTAQIKIINKFNPFTGFQSPTYILKSRKEVSVDQIKAVLSDGHTETKEETYDIYLLPPGEDPESCQSYLRMRNKDGKYSLMFEEWVTDTPFVISPRITFEVSVRLLGGLMALGYTIATILKRNSHVFATDKVFVKIDWLEQLNRHYMQVQGKDRQLVQSTAEQLGLEGSFIPRTYIEQIQLEKLINEVMALPDDLKNKLSLDEDLVSSSSPKEALLRASADRVAMRNKNLKRGMSHSYSTQRDKNLSKLAGYSSSDRRYEERNHDSPANEGFMTLLSEQISSLNERMDEFTSRIEELNSKLSCNKNSPTQQSLSIQTEVCNGSAPTSYFISGLDNGCLTNSIMPHSSSSSQLAKDSPLMEEISTISRGQRQVMHQLDNLCNLMRESSAERSRLARTGSSNSGNRGRSSKSSFLSNVESNKLPLVLTVAICSIGIIVIKSYINKRQ; this is translated from the exons ATGGACAATTATAATGATTCTAGTCGGATTGTTGATGGGAACTTTGATG ATCCACGGTTAACGGACTATGACACATTGCTCAAGAATCTTGAAGACTTAAAGGAAGGAAAGCAGGTTGAGGTTcctatttatgattttaagtCCAGCTCTCGTGTTGGATACAG GACCCTTGATGTCCCACCTTCTCGGATTGTGATTATTGAAGGAATCTATGCTTTGAGTGAAAAACTGCGACCTTTATTGGATCTTCGTGTGTCTGTTACTGGTGGAGTTCATTTTGACCTTGTTAAACGGGTTCTCCGTGATATACAACGTGCAGGTCAACAGCCAGAGGAGATTATCCATCAGATATCTGAAACA GTATACCCGATGTACAAAGCTTTCATTGAGCCAGATCTCCAGACtgctcaaatcaaaatcattaataaaTTCAACCCCTTCACTGGTTTTCAGAGCCCGACTTACATCTTGAAG TCAAGAAAGGAGGTATCTGTTGATCAGATCAAGGCGGTCCTTTCTGATGGACATACAGAGACTAAGGAGGAGACCTAtgatatatatcttcttcctccgggTGAAGATCCAGAGTCGTGCCAATCATATTTGAGGATGCGGAATAAAGATGGAAAGTACAGCCTTATGTTTGAG GAATGGGTTACGGATACTCCTTTTGTCATATCCCCAAGGATTACATTTGAAGTCAGTGTTCGCCTACTTGGTGGGCTCATGGCATTGGGATACACAATAGCAACTATACTTAAAAGGAACAGCCATGTATTTGCTACTGATAAGGTGTTTGTGAAAATCGATTGGCTTGAGCAACTGAATCGTCACTACATGCAG GTGCAAGGTAAAGATCGGCAACTTGTACAGAGTACTGCAGAGCAGCTAGGATTGGAAGGATCGTTCATTCCACGCACCTATATTGAACAGATCCAACTCgaaaaactaataaatgaAGTAATG GCCCTACCAGATGATCTAAAGAACAAGCTTAGCTTAGATGAGGATTTGGTGTCTAGTTCAAGCCCTAAGGAAGCACTCTTACGAGCGTCTGCAGATAGAGTAGCCATGAGAAATAAGAACCTCAAAAG AGGCATGTCACACTCATATTCAACCCAAAGAGATAAGAATCTGTCCAAGCTTGCTGGTTATTCTTCAAGCGATAGGAGGTACGAAGAAAGAAATCACGACTCGCCAGCGAACGAG GGGTTTATGACTCTGCTTTCAGAACAAATATCATCTCTCAACGAGAGAATGGATGAGTTCACAAGTCGAATTGAAGAGCTCAATTCAAAGTTGAGCTGCAATAAAAACTCTCCAACACAGCAGAGCTTGTCAATCCAAACCGAAGTCTGCAATGGGTCAGCTCCTACTTCGTATTTCATTTCTGGTCTGGACAATGGCTGCTTGACAAATTCCATAATGCCCCATTCATCATCCTCCTCCCAACTAGCCAAGGATTCACCCTTAATGGAAGAG ATATCGACCATATCACGAGGACAGCGTCAAGTTATGCATCAGTTGGATAATTTGTGCAATCTGATGAGGGAAAGCTCAGCAGAAAGGTCACGCCTAGCAAGAACAGGGAGCAGCAATAGCGGTAACAGAGGCAGATCAAGCAAAAGCTCCTTCTTGTCCAATGTGGAATCTAACAAGCTCCCTCTTGTGTTAACCGTGGCTATTTGCAGCATAGGTATTATAGTGATCAAGAGCTACATTAACAAGCGGCAATAA
- a CDS encoding Phosphoribulokinase / Uridine kinase family, giving the protein MGQDSNGIEFHQKRHGLLKDQVQLVKRRDSIRYEIVSIQDRLSFEKGFFAVIRACQLLSQKNDGIILVGVAGPSGAGKTVFTEKILNFLPSVAVISMDNYNDSSRIVDGNFDDPRLTDYDTLLKNLEDLKEGKQVEVPIYDFKSSSRVGYRTLDVPPSRIVIIEGIYALSEKLRPLLDLRVSVTGGVHFDLVKRVLRDIQRAGQQPEEIIHQISETVYPMYKAFIEPDLQTAQIKIINKFNPFTGFQSPTYILKSRKEVSVDQIKAVLSDGHTETKEETYDIYLLPPGEDPESCQSYLRMRNKDGKYSLMFEEWVTDTPFVISPRITFEVSVRLLGGLMALGYTIATILKRNSHVFATDKVFVKIDWLEQLNRHYMQVQGKDRQLVQSTAEQLGLEGSFIPRTYIEQIQLEKLINEVMALPDDLKNKLSLDEDLVSSSSPKEALLRASADRVAMRNKNLKRGMSHSYSTQRDKNLSKLAGYSSSDRRYEERNHDSPANEGFMTLLSEQISSLNERMDEFTSRIEELNSKLSCNKNSPTQQSLSIQTEVCNGSAPTSYFISGLDNGCLTNSIMPHSSSSSQLAKDSPLMEEVSNLTHLSFMNLDFIALLCNFELLWCNRYRPYHEDSVKLCISWIICAI; this is encoded by the exons ATGGGTCAAGACAGCAATGGAATTGAGTTTCATCAGAAGAGACATGGTCTCTTGAAGGATCAAGTCCAATTGGTTAAGAGAAGAGACTCTATTCGGTATGAAATTGTTTCTATTCAAGATCGGTTGTCATTTGAGAAGGGCTTCTTTGCGGTTATCCGTGCTTGCCAATTGCTTTCTCAGAAGAATGATGGGATCATATTGGTTGGTGTTGCTGGACCTTCTGGTGCTGGAAAGACTGTATTCACTGAGAAGATACTCAATTTTCTGCCAAGTGTTGCTGTCATTTCAATGGACAATTATAATGATTCTAGTCGGATTGTTGATGGGAACTTTGATG ATCCACGGTTAACGGACTATGACACATTGCTCAAGAATCTTGAAGACTTAAAGGAAGGAAAGCAGGTTGAGGTTcctatttatgattttaagtCCAGCTCTCGTGTTGGATACAG GACCCTTGATGTCCCACCTTCTCGGATTGTGATTATTGAAGGAATCTATGCTTTGAGTGAAAAACTGCGACCTTTATTGGATCTTCGTGTGTCTGTTACTGGTGGAGTTCATTTTGACCTTGTTAAACGGGTTCTCCGTGATATACAACGTGCAGGTCAACAGCCAGAGGAGATTATCCATCAGATATCTGAAACA GTATACCCGATGTACAAAGCTTTCATTGAGCCAGATCTCCAGACtgctcaaatcaaaatcattaataaaTTCAACCCCTTCACTGGTTTTCAGAGCCCGACTTACATCTTGAAG TCAAGAAAGGAGGTATCTGTTGATCAGATCAAGGCGGTCCTTTCTGATGGACATACAGAGACTAAGGAGGAGACCTAtgatatatatcttcttcctccgggTGAAGATCCAGAGTCGTGCCAATCATATTTGAGGATGCGGAATAAAGATGGAAAGTACAGCCTTATGTTTGAG GAATGGGTTACGGATACTCCTTTTGTCATATCCCCAAGGATTACATTTGAAGTCAGTGTTCGCCTACTTGGTGGGCTCATGGCATTGGGATACACAATAGCAACTATACTTAAAAGGAACAGCCATGTATTTGCTACTGATAAGGTGTTTGTGAAAATCGATTGGCTTGAGCAACTGAATCGTCACTACATGCAG GTGCAAGGTAAAGATCGGCAACTTGTACAGAGTACTGCAGAGCAGCTAGGATTGGAAGGATCGTTCATTCCACGCACCTATATTGAACAGATCCAACTCgaaaaactaataaatgaAGTAATG GCCCTACCAGATGATCTAAAGAACAAGCTTAGCTTAGATGAGGATTTGGTGTCTAGTTCAAGCCCTAAGGAAGCACTCTTACGAGCGTCTGCAGATAGAGTAGCCATGAGAAATAAGAACCTCAAAAG AGGCATGTCACACTCATATTCAACCCAAAGAGATAAGAATCTGTCCAAGCTTGCTGGTTATTCTTCAAGCGATAGGAGGTACGAAGAAAGAAATCACGACTCGCCAGCGAACGAG GGGTTTATGACTCTGCTTTCAGAACAAATATCATCTCTCAACGAGAGAATGGATGAGTTCACAAGTCGAATTGAAGAGCTCAATTCAAAGTTGAGCTGCAATAAAAACTCTCCAACACAGCAGAGCTTGTCAATCCAAACCGAAGTCTGCAATGGGTCAGCTCCTACTTCGTATTTCATTTCTGGTCTGGACAATGGCTGCTTGACAAATTCCATAATGCCCCATTCATCATCCTCCTCCCAACTAGCCAAGGATTCACCCTTAATGGAAGAGGTAAGTAACCTCACGCATCTCTCGTTTAtgaatttggattttattgCGTTGCTTTGTAACTTTGAGCTGCTCTGGTGCAACAGATATCGACCATATCACGAGGACAGCGTCAAGTTATGCATCAGTTGGATAATTTGTGCAATCTGA